One segment of Fuscovulum ytuae DNA contains the following:
- the gatA gene encoding Asp-tRNA(Asn)/Glu-tRNA(Gln) amidotransferase subunit GatA: MSANAWTIAAARNALRKGEISATDLTMACLTAIDAGDALGAFVHKTPEIALEQARAADARLKAGDAPSMCGIPLGIKDLFCTKGVPSQAASNILGGFRPEYESTVTTKLFDAGAVMLGKLNMDEFAMGSSNETSCYGNAVNPWRRGNDDTALTPGGSSGGSAAAVAGDLCLAATGTDTGGSIRQPAAFTGIVGIKPTYGRVSRWGIVAFASSLDQAGPMTKTVQDAAIFLQAMAGHDPKDSTSADLPVPDFEAALTGDIRGKKIGLPREYRMDGMPAEIDKLWADGAAMLRDAGAEIVDISLPHTKYALPAYYVIAPAEASSNLARYDGVRYGHRAKLAAGDGITEMYEKTRAEGFGKEVQRRVMIGTYVLSAGFYDAYYNRARKVRALIKRDFEEAFAAGVDAILTPATPSAAFGLGEMSSADPIEMYLNDVFTVTVNLAGLPGVSVPVGLDKQGLPLGLQLIGRPWEEGDLLNHAYVLERAAGFVAKPAKWW; the protein is encoded by the coding sequence ATGAGCGCGAACGCTTGGACAATCGCGGCGGCGCGGAATGCGCTGCGCAAGGGTGAGATTTCGGCCACGGACCTGACGATGGCCTGCCTGACCGCGATCGATGCAGGGGATGCGCTGGGGGCCTTTGTCCATAAGACGCCCGAGATCGCGCTGGAACAGGCGCGGGCGGCGGATGCGCGTCTGAAGGCGGGGGATGCGCCGTCGATGTGCGGGATTCCGTTGGGGATCAAGGATCTGTTCTGCACCAAGGGCGTGCCGTCACAGGCGGCGTCGAACATTCTGGGCGGGTTCCGGCCGGAATATGAATCGACCGTCACCACGAAGCTGTTCGATGCGGGCGCGGTGATGCTGGGCAAGCTGAACATGGACGAGTTTGCCATGGGGTCCAGCAACGAAACCTCGTGCTATGGCAATGCGGTGAACCCGTGGCGTCGTGGCAATGACGACACCGCGCTGACGCCGGGCGGATCGTCGGGCGGGTCGGCGGCGGCGGTGGCGGGGGATTTGTGCCTGGCCGCGACGGGGACGGATACAGGCGGGTCGATCCGCCAGCCTGCAGCCTTTACCGGTATCGTGGGGATCAAGCCGACCTATGGGCGCGTCAGCCGCTGGGGCATTGTGGCCTTTGCCTCATCGCTTGACCAAGCCGGGCCGATGACCAAGACGGTGCAGGATGCGGCGATTTTCCTGCAGGCGATGGCGGGGCATGACCCGAAGGACAGCACATCCGCCGATCTGCCGGTGCCGGATTTCGAAGCGGCGCTGACCGGGGATATTCGGGGCAAGAAGATCGGCCTGCCGCGCGAATATCGCATGGACGGGATGCCTGCCGAGATCGACAAGCTGTGGGCCGATGGCGCGGCGATGCTGCGTGATGCGGGGGCGGAGATCGTGGATATCTCGTTGCCGCATACGAAATACGCGCTGCCTGCCTATTACGTGATCGCGCCTGCGGAGGCGTCTTCGAACCTCGCCCGGTATGACGGGGTGCGCTATGGGCATCGCGCGAAGCTGGCGGCGGGCGACGGCATCACCGAGATGTATGAAAAGACCCGCGCCGAGGGTTTCGGCAAAGAGGTCCAGCGTCGGGTGATGATCGGGACCTATGTGCTGTCGGCGGGGTTCTATGACGCCTATTATAACCGCGCGCGGAAGGTGCGGGCGCTGATCAAGCGGGATTTCGAAGAGGCTTTTGCAGCGGGCGTGGATGCGATCCTGACGCCTGCGACGCCGAGCGCGGCCTTTGGTCTGGGCGAGATGTCGAGTGCCGATCCGATCGAGATGTATCTGAACGACGTCTTTACCGTGACGGTGAACCTTGCCGGATTGCCGGGGGTGTCGGTGCCTGTGGGGCTGGACAAGCAGGGGCTGCCCTTGGGGCTGCAACTGATCGGGCGGCCTTGGGAAGAAGGTGACCTGCTGAATCACGCCTATGTGCTGGAGCGGGCGGCGGGTTTTGTGGCGAAACCCGCGAAATGGTGGTAA
- a CDS encoding DMT family transporter — translation MGNSDRTLAAAGLILVYAMVIGFTDNYVRVIAEEAGLWQFHFTRTCMAAVLLALVAVPLRLRLRPVRWRAVVARSSIHGAAMVIYFGALAFLDVALVAAGLFTAPIWVLLISRFVYGHAIGPVRIVAVILGFVGVVLVLGPEALAGASLPAVLPVLAGAMYAMGNIATREWCAQESAETLLAGFFAALGVIGAVGMAALWLAPIAVPEGAAGFLQRGPVWASGTFYFWTFVQAAGSLLGVGMMIRAYQITEASKASVLEYVILPASAFWTWVLWGTGLAPLAVLGMVLIVAAGSMIALRAKAVEG, via the coding sequence ATGGGCAATTCCGACAGGACGTTGGCGGCGGCGGGGTTGATCCTTGTCTATGCGATGGTGATCGGCTTCACCGACAATTATGTGCGGGTGATCGCCGAGGAGGCGGGGCTGTGGCAGTTCCATTTCACGCGGACCTGCATGGCGGCGGTGCTGCTGGCGCTGGTGGCGGTGCCGCTGCGGTTGCGGTTGCGGCCTGTGCGCTGGCGCGCGGTGGTGGCGCGGTCGTCCATCCATGGCGCGGCGATGGTGATCTATTTCGGGGCGCTGGCCTTTTTGGACGTGGCGCTGGTGGCGGCGGGGCTGTTCACCGCGCCGATCTGGGTTCTGCTGATTTCGCGCTTTGTCTATGGCCATGCGATTGGACCCGTGCGGATCGTGGCGGTGATCCTTGGCTTTGTCGGTGTGGTGCTGGTCTTGGGGCCAGAGGCTCTGGCCGGGGCGTCGCTGCCTGCGGTTTTGCCGGTGCTGGCGGGGGCGATGTATGCGATGGGCAATATCGCCACGCGGGAATGGTGCGCGCAGGAAAGCGCCGAGACGCTACTGGCGGGGTTCTTTGCCGCGCTGGGGGTGATCGGCGCGGTGGGGATGGCGGCTCTGTGGTTGGCGCCGATTGCGGTGCCGGAGGGGGCGGCGGGGTTCTTGCAGCGCGGGCCGGTCTGGGCGAGCGGGACCTTCTATTTCTGGACCTTCGTGCAGGCGGCGGGGTCTTTGCTGGGCGTGGGGATGATGATCCGGGCCTATCAGATCACCGAGGCGTCAAAGGCGAGTGTGCTGGAATATGTGATCCTGCCCGCTTCGGCCTTTTGGACATGGGTGCTGTGGGGGACGGGGCTGGCCCCCTTGGCGGTCTTGGGCATGGTGCTGATCGTGGCGGCGGGGTCGATGATCGCGCTGCGGGCGAAGGCGGTGGAGGGGTAG
- a CDS encoding SPOR domain-containing protein — protein sequence MFVKVLGGAFLALALGASGAFAQSASDIGGPRELPPPGFNGQQYVDSRGCVFLRAGIGGRVNWVPRVDRNRRAICGYPPSGGGATAMAAAPAPQVAAPRVRTAEPPPESYTPAPVAGMRPQAVTPRPVAVQPRVTAPVVTAPVVAAAPVVTAPPLVAGTGRQIGCTTSAPVPARLKLTHGGTVVVCTRGDGTLEGLRAPIYPQGAGVGASLSHDGVPRMVPLGQPSAAGRGVETARVVVPTAVPKGYKLAWEDDRFNPLRGVGTAEGQAAQDRILTRTVPAQSVDEKPGFLDRLTISSKSAPAAAAPKAAAPRAVEQPVTAGRYFVQVGSFAQPSNAEGAAGRLAALGLPVARSKGRIGGKPVQVILAGPFGDSGAAQSALRAARGAGFGDAFVK from the coding sequence ATGTTCGTGAAGGTTCTGGGGGGGGCGTTCCTGGCCCTCGCTCTGGGCGCAAGTGGCGCCTTTGCTCAATCTGCATCTGATATCGGGGGGCCGCGCGAGTTGCCCCCGCCCGGTTTCAACGGGCAGCAATACGTGGACAGCCGCGGTTGCGTTTTCCTGCGTGCCGGGATCGGTGGGCGGGTCAATTGGGTGCCGCGGGTGGATCGCAATCGGCGGGCGATCTGTGGCTATCCGCCGTCGGGGGGCGGCGCGACGGCGATGGCCGCTGCGCCCGCGCCGCAGGTGGCGGCCCCACGCGTGAGGACGGCGGAGCCACCGCCGGAAAGCTATACCCCCGCGCCGGTGGCGGGGATGCGGCCGCAGGCGGTGACACCGCGCCCGGTGGCGGTTCAGCCGAGGGTGACGGCACCGGTCGTGACGGCGCCGGTCGTGGCAGCGGCACCTGTGGTGACTGCGCCGCCGCTGGTGGCGGGGACTGGGCGGCAGATCGGCTGCACCACATCGGCCCCGGTGCCTGCGCGGCTGAAGCTGACGCATGGCGGGACGGTCGTGGTTTGCACGCGGGGCGATGGCACGCTGGAAGGGTTGCGCGCGCCGATCTATCCGCAGGGGGCGGGGGTTGGCGCATCGCTGTCCCATGACGGGGTGCCGCGGATGGTGCCGCTTGGCCAGCCTTCGGCGGCGGGGCGGGGCGTGGAAACTGCGCGCGTCGTGGTGCCGACGGCCGTTCCGAAGGGATACAAGCTGGCTTGGGAAGATGATCGGTTCAACCCGTTGCGCGGGGTGGGCACGGCAGAGGGGCAGGCGGCGCAGGATCGCATCCTGACGCGGACGGTCCCCGCGCAGTCGGTGGATGAAAAACCCGGCTTCCTTGATCGTCTGACGATCAGCAGCAAGTCGGCCCCTGCGGCGGCGGCCCCAAAGGCAGCGGCCCCAAGGGCGGTGGAACAACCCGTCACGGCGGGGCGCTATTTCGTGCAGGTGGGAAGCTTTGCGCAACCCAGCAATGCCGAAGGGGCGGCGGGCCGTCTGGCGGCGCTGGGCCTGCCGGTGGCGCGATCGAAAGGCCGGATCGGCGGCAAGCCGGTGCAGGTGATCCTTGCCGGACCCTTTGGCGATAGCGGGGCGGCGCAGTCGGCCTTGCGCGCGGCGCGCGGGGCCGGGTTTGGCGATGCCTTCGTGAAGTGA
- a CDS encoding AMP-binding protein — translation MGWLTDETGLGKCAANYAPLTPLSFLKRAADIHANRLAVVWKSTRLSYAEYAGQVSRLSSALARRGIAPGDVVATLIPNIPPQAVAHFAVPAAGAILNTINTRLDADTVAYIFGHAGAKIVLCDTAFLPLAEESIRRMEGPAPQIIEVVDEGFTASGHYLTYDALLAEGDPDAAWIMPEDEWESIAINYTSGTTGRPKGVVYHHRGAYLSATANILSWRMVLHPVYLTIVPLFHCNGWTHTWMVPILAGTLVCCRDITAKAIYDAIADEGVTHFGGAPIVLNTIINAPETDRRAFSHIVEVFTAGAPPAAATLAAFEPLGFNVTQVYGLTETYGPATECTWREEWNDASKEDRAAYKSRTGVAMPMLDGAEVHDTHGNPVPRDGQHLGEIAMRGNMVMKGYYKNPTATAEAFKGGWFRSGDIAFQHPDGYIKITDRAKDIIISGGENVSSVEVEGVLMHHPAVLLCAVVAKPDDKWGEVPCAFVELKPGQSVTEKDLIAFCRERLAGFKTPKHVVFADLPKTSTGKIQKFELRAVAKLMGQPG, via the coding sequence ATGGGCTGGCTGACCGATGAAACCGGGTTGGGAAAATGCGCCGCGAACTATGCGCCGCTCACACCACTGTCCTTTCTGAAACGCGCCGCGGATATCCACGCCAACCGCTTGGCCGTGGTCTGGAAATCCACCCGCCTCAGCTATGCCGAATATGCCGGGCAGGTCAGTCGCCTGTCCTCTGCCCTCGCCCGCCGGGGCATCGCGCCGGGGGATGTGGTGGCAACCCTGATCCCCAATATCCCGCCGCAGGCCGTGGCGCATTTCGCCGTCCCCGCCGCAGGCGCGATCCTGAACACGATCAACACCCGCCTCGACGCCGATACCGTCGCCTATATCTTCGGCCATGCCGGGGCAAAGATCGTCCTCTGCGACACGGCCTTCCTGCCGCTGGCGGAAGAATCGATCCGCCGCATGGAAGGCCCGGCCCCCCAGATCATCGAAGTGGTGGATGAAGGTTTCACGGCCTCAGGCCACTACCTGACCTATGACGCGCTTTTGGCAGAAGGCGACCCAGACGCAGCCTGGATCATGCCGGAAGATGAATGGGAATCCATCGCCATCAACTACACCTCCGGCACCACGGGCCGCCCCAAGGGCGTGGTCTACCACCATCGCGGGGCCTATCTTTCCGCCACCGCCAATATCCTGTCCTGGCGCATGGTGCTGCACCCGGTCTATCTGACCATCGTGCCCTTGTTCCATTGCAATGGCTGGACCCATACGTGGATGGTCCCCATCCTTGCCGGCACCCTCGTCTGTTGCCGCGACATCACGGCCAAGGCCATCTACGACGCCATCGCGGATGAAGGCGTCACCCATTTCGGCGGCGCCCCCATCGTTCTGAACACCATCATCAACGCCCCCGAAACCGACCGACGCGCCTTTTCCCATATCGTCGAGGTCTTTACCGCCGGCGCACCGCCCGCCGCCGCCACCCTCGCCGCTTTCGAACCGCTGGGGTTCAACGTCACCCAAGTCTACGGCCTGACCGAAACCTACGGCCCTGCCACCGAATGCACATGGCGCGAAGAATGGAACGATGCCTCGAAAGAGGACCGCGCCGCCTACAAGTCCCGCACCGGCGTCGCCATGCCCATGCTCGACGGGGCCGAGGTGCATGACACCCACGGCAACCCCGTCCCCCGCGACGGGCAGCACCTTGGTGAAATCGCCATGCGCGGCAACATGGTCATGAAGGGCTATTACAAGAACCCCACCGCCACGGCCGAGGCGTTCAAGGGCGGCTGGTTCCGCTCCGGCGACATCGCCTTCCAACACCCCGACGGCTATATCAAGATCACCGACCGCGCCAAGGACATCATCATCTCCGGCGGCGAGAACGTCTCCTCCGTCGAAGTCGAAGGCGTGCTGATGCACCACCCCGCCGTCCTCCTCTGCGCCGTCGTCGCCAAACCCGATGATAAATGGGGCGAAGTGCCCTGCGCCTTTGTCGAACTGAAACCGGGGCAAAGCGTCACCGAAAAGGACCTTATCGCCTTCTGCCGCGAACGTCTGGCAGGCTTCAAAACGCCCAAACATGTGGTCTTTGCAGACCTGCCAAAGACATCGACAGGCAAGATCCAGAAATTCGAACTCCGCGCCGTGGCGAAACTCATGGGCCAACCCGGCTGA
- a CDS encoding thymidine kinase, with protein MAKLYFHYSTMNAGKSTLLLQASHNYREGGMATYLITAQFDNRAGEGRIASRIGIGEEADTFAPGEDMFEKLRARLAQGPVACVFVDEAQFLSKDQVWQLARAVDDLKVPVMCYGLRVDFQGNLFPGSAALLAWADEMREVRTICHCGKKATMVIRRGPDGRALTAGEQVVIGGNETYVSLCRRHWREAVGDAQHP; from the coding sequence ATGGCCAAGCTCTATTTCCACTACTCCACGATGAATGCAGGGAAATCGACCCTGCTCTTGCAAGCCTCGCACAATTACCGCGAGGGGGGCATGGCGACCTACCTGATCACGGCGCAATTCGACAACCGCGCCGGGGAAGGCCGCATCGCCAGCCGCATCGGGATCGGCGAAGAGGCCGACACCTTCGCCCCCGGCGAGGATATGTTCGAAAAACTCCGCGCCCGCCTTGCCCAAGGCCCCGTCGCCTGCGTCTTTGTCGATGAGGCGCAGTTCCTGTCAAAGGATCAGGTCTGGCAACTCGCCCGCGCGGTGGATGACCTTAAGGTTCCCGTCATGTGCTACGGCTTGCGGGTGGATTTTCAGGGCAATCTCTTCCCCGGCTCTGCCGCCCTTCTGGCTTGGGCCGATGAGATGCGCGAAGTGCGCACCATCTGCCATTGCGGGAAAAAGGCCACCATGGTCATCCGCCGCGGCCCGGATGGCCGCGCGCTGACGGCAGGCGAACAGGTGGTGATCGGCGGCAACGAAACCTATGTCAGCCTCTGCCGCCGCCATTGGCGCGAAGCGGTGGGCGACGCGCAACATCCGTAA
- a CDS encoding N-acetylmuramoyl-L-alanine amidase, with the protein MSFPSPNCGERRLGARPDLVVIHYTAMASMAEARARLCDPAHEVSAHWLIGPDGAVEQLVDEALRAWHAGAGAWGAVTDVNSRSIGIELANTGAQPFSEPQMAALERVLAGIMARWAIRPERVIGHSDMAPLRKSDPGARFDWRRLAQAGLSVWPEGRSVGRKAEFLGHARRFGYPEGEEALILRAFRLRFRPWAEGPVDDIDAGLAAELAARFPVDGGMA; encoded by the coding sequence GTGAGCTTTCCGTCGCCGAATTGCGGGGAACGCCGCCTTGGGGCGCGGCCCGATCTTGTGGTGATCCATTACACGGCGATGGCCAGCATGGCCGAGGCGCGGGCGCGGCTGTGCGATCCGGCGCATGAGGTGTCGGCCCATTGGCTGATCGGGCCGGATGGCGCGGTGGAGCAATTGGTCGATGAGGCGTTGCGCGCCTGGCATGCAGGTGCGGGGGCTTGGGGCGCGGTCACGGATGTGAATTCCCGGTCGATCGGGATCGAATTGGCCAATACCGGCGCGCAGCCTTTTTCTGAGCCGCAGATGGCCGCCTTGGAGCGGGTGCTGGCGGGGATCATGGCGCGTTGGGCGATCCGGCCTGAACGGGTGATCGGGCATTCCGATATGGCGCCTTTGCGCAAGAGCGACCCCGGTGCAAGGTTCGATTGGCGGCGCTTGGCGCAGGCGGGGCTATCGGTCTGGCCTGAGGGGCGAAGCGTCGGTCGCAAGGCCGAGTTCCTCGGCCATGCGCGCCGCTTCGGATACCCGGAGGGGGAGGAGGCGCTGATCCTGCGGGCGTTTCGCTTGCGGTTCCGGCCTTGGGCAGAGGGGCCGGTCGATGACATCGACGCAGGGCTTGCGGCGGAATTGGCGGCGCGCTTTCCGGTGGATGGGGGCATGGCTTGA
- the gatC gene encoding Asp-tRNA(Asn)/Glu-tRNA(Gln) amidotransferase subunit GatC: MSIDIDTARRVAKLARIRVEEADLPALAGELSGILTFMEQLNEVDVTGVEPMTSVTPMRLKRRKDGVTDGNMQDAVLKNAPDAREGFFAVPKVVE, translated from the coding sequence ATGTCCATCGACATCGATACCGCGCGGCGCGTGGCGAAGCTGGCCCGGATACGGGTGGAAGAGGCCGATCTTCCGGCACTGGCCGGGGAATTGTCTGGCATCCTGACCTTTATGGAACAGCTGAACGAAGTGGATGTCACGGGGGTGGAGCCGATGACATCGGTCACGCCGATGCGTCTGAAGCGGCGCAAGGATGGGGTGACGGATGGCAATATGCAGGACGCCGTCCTGAAGAATGCGCCGGATGCGCGCGAGGGGTTCTTTGCCGTGCCGAAGGTGGTGGAATGA
- a CDS encoding metal-dependent hydrolase, whose product MKITWLGHSGFRIEIAEATLLIDPWLTGNPMFPADRRAEALDGATHVLLTHGHGDHSADATAICKEKGIPLVGIYDLVSFFETRDGIASIGFNKGGTVDLAGAKVTMVNAVHSSTLTGEAGPVAAGSEAGFMIAGEGHTIYVSGDTDIMADMQWMGELHAPTIGILCAGGHYTMDMKRAAWAARRFFNFRAVIPCHYRTFGALEQDATEMVVALPGVQVIEPQVLEPISL is encoded by the coding sequence ATGAAGATCACTTGGCTCGGCCATTCCGGCTTCCGGATCGAGATTGCAGAGGCCACCCTCCTCATCGACCCCTGGCTGACGGGCAACCCCATGTTCCCCGCCGACCGCCGGGCCGAAGCGCTGGACGGGGCGACCCATGTCCTTCTCACCCATGGCCATGGCGACCATTCCGCCGACGCCACCGCGATCTGCAAGGAAAAGGGCATCCCCCTCGTCGGCATCTATGACCTCGTCAGCTTCTTTGAAACCCGCGACGGCATCGCCAGCATCGGCTTCAACAAGGGCGGCACCGTCGATCTGGCAGGCGCCAAGGTGACCATGGTCAATGCCGTGCATTCCTCCACCCTGACGGGCGAGGCAGGCCCCGTGGCCGCAGGCTCCGAGGCAGGCTTCATGATCGCAGGCGAAGGCCATACGATCTACGTTTCGGGCGACACCGACATCATGGCCGATATGCAATGGATGGGCGAACTCCACGCCCCCACCATCGGCATCCTCTGCGCGGGCGGCCATTACACGATGGACATGAAACGCGCCGCATGGGCGGCTCGGCGCTTTTTCAACTTCCGCGCCGTGATCCCCTGCCACTACCGCACCTTCGGCGCGCTGGAACAGGACGCGACCGAAATGGTGGTGGCCCTCCCCGGCGTGCAGGTCATCGAACCGCAGGTTCTGGAACCCATCTCCCTCTAA
- a CDS encoding pseudouridine synthase: protein MTRPPKSPNTKPSPEGDRIAKVLSRAGVASRREAERMIAAGEVAVNGKVIDSPALNVSPKDRITVNGQPLAPPEPPRLWLYYKPEGLVTSAADEKGRDTVFDHLPEDMPRVMSVGRLDLNSEGLLLLTNDGELKRRLELPSTGWLRKYRVRVKGNPTDPDLEPLRQGITVEGERFQPMQVALDRHQGANAWLTIGLREGKNREIRRAMAAIGLTVNRLIRVSYGPFRLNELQPGEVEEVRPRVLRDQLGFAPELFAATDAAPAKPGARKPAAPARPAKPAPRGEGPARPARGPKSDTPAPRTERGRSTATQSAKPAPRGTLADAASPRSSKPATQRPTKPAPRGTLADAPAPRPSKPAPRGSAKPKLQPSRNQPSAAAGKPRPSAPTGGKPRRPPRG, encoded by the coding sequence ATGACCCGCCCGCCGAAATCCCCCAACACAAAGCCCTCCCCCGAAGGCGACCGCATCGCCAAGGTCCTCTCCCGCGCGGGCGTCGCCTCCCGGCGCGAGGCAGAGCGCATGATCGCGGCGGGCGAGGTGGCGGTGAATGGCAAGGTCATCGACAGCCCCGCCCTAAACGTGTCCCCCAAGGACCGCATCACGGTGAACGGCCAGCCCTTGGCCCCGCCCGAACCCCCGCGCCTCTGGCTTTATTACAAACCCGAAGGGCTGGTGACCTCTGCCGCCGATGAAAAGGGCCGCGACACCGTTTTCGACCACCTCCCCGAAGACATGCCCCGCGTCATGTCCGTGGGCCGCCTCGACCTCAATTCCGAAGGCCTCCTTCTCCTCACCAATGACGGCGAATTGAAACGCCGCCTTGAACTCCCCTCCACCGGTTGGCTGCGCAAATACCGGGTCCGGGTCAAGGGCAACCCCACCGACCCCGATCTTGAACCGCTGCGTCAAGGGATCACCGTCGAAGGCGAACGCTTCCAACCCATGCAAGTCGCCCTCGACCGCCATCAAGGCGCGAATGCCTGGCTCACCATCGGCCTGCGCGAAGGCAAAAACCGCGAGATTCGCCGCGCCATGGCCGCCATCGGCCTGACCGTGAACCGCCTGATCCGCGTCAGCTACGGCCCCTTCCGCCTGAACGAATTGCAACCGGGCGAGGTGGAGGAGGTGCGCCCCCGCGTCCTGCGCGACCAGCTCGGTTTCGCCCCCGAACTCTTCGCCGCGACCGATGCCGCCCCCGCCAAACCCGGCGCGCGCAAACCCGCAGCACCGGCCCGCCCGGCCAAACCCGCGCCCCGCGGCGAAGGCCCCGCGCGCCCCGCCCGTGGCCCGAAATCCGATACCCCCGCACCCCGCACAGAGCGGGGACGCAGCACAGCCACCCAAAGCGCCAAACCTGCGCCCCGCGGCACGTTGGCCGATGCGGCGTCCCCCCGATCCTCCAAACCCGCCACCCAACGCCCCACCAAACCCGCCCCGCGCGGCACCTTGGCCGATGCCCCTGCGCCTCGCCCCTCGAAACCCGCCCCCCGCGGCAGTGCCAAGCCGAAACTCCAGCCCAGCCGCAACCAGCCCTCTGCCGCCGCTGGCAAACCGCGCCCCTCTGCCCCCACGGGTGGCAAACCCCGCCGCCCCCCGCGCGGCTGA
- a CDS encoding nucleoside deaminase: MEFRSFMEVALEEARAAGARGEVPVGAVVVSPAGAVVARAGNRTRELNDPTAHAEMLAIRAACAAAGRERLGGHDLYVTLEPCPMCAAAISAARIGRLYYGAADPKSGGVAVGARVFSHPQCHHVPEVYDGIGAAEAERLLKGFFAAKR; encoded by the coding sequence ATGGAGTTCCGGTCTTTCATGGAGGTCGCGCTGGAAGAGGCGCGGGCGGCGGGCGCGCGGGGGGAGGTTCCCGTGGGCGCGGTCGTGGTGTCGCCTGCCGGGGCGGTGGTGGCGCGGGCGGGGAACCGGACGCGGGAACTTAACGACCCGACGGCGCATGCCGAGATGCTGGCGATCCGGGCGGCCTGTGCGGCAGCGGGGCGCGAGCGGTTGGGGGGGCATGATCTTTACGTGACGCTGGAGCCCTGCCCGATGTGCGCAGCGGCGATTTCGGCGGCGCGGATCGGGCGGCTGTATTATGGGGCGGCGGACCCCAAGAGCGGGGGCGTGGCGGTGGGGGCGCGGGTGTTTTCCCATCCGCAATGCCATCATGTGCCCGAGGTCTATGACGGGATCGGGGCGGCCGAGGCGGAGCGGTTGTTGAAGGGCTTCTTCGCCGCGAAGCGGTGA
- a CDS encoding 5-bromo-4-chloroindolyl phosphate hydrolysis family protein, with product MAQRFGGKYSPDPQRRGDGDEARRARQNAQPVATGGPEGPHRFDGKRPIRKGARVNFFFFIALTPLIPAFSGGPEALFPGLGATGLLLLSAWLTREGTRAHQEYDDRRIARRPAIPRKIFGAVLTGAALALAASISQPGLLPLAFGAVGGILHLAAFGPDPLRDKGAEGIDSFQTDRVARAVDEAERLVAGMKDAILRANDRALESRVDRFADTARAMFRTIEADPRDLTSARKYLSVYLAGARDATVKFADFYAQSRDSKARAEYEALLADLETNFASRTRALIEDNRTDLDVEIGVLRERLQREG from the coding sequence ATGGCCCAGCGCTTTGGTGGAAAATATAGCCCCGATCCCCAGCGCCGTGGCGATGGCGACGAGGCCCGAAGGGCGCGGCAGAACGCTCAGCCCGTCGCGACGGGCGGCCCCGAAGGCCCCCACCGCTTTGACGGCAAGCGCCCCATCCGCAAGGGCGCGCGGGTCAATTTCTTCTTCTTCATCGCCCTCACCCCGCTCATCCCCGCCTTTTCCGGCGGGCCCGAGGCGCTCTTTCCCGGCCTCGGCGCGACGGGCCTTCTTCTCCTCTCCGCATGGCTGACCCGCGAAGGCACCCGCGCGCATCAGGAATATGATGACCGCCGCATCGCCCGCCGCCCCGCCATCCCGCGCAAGATCTTTGGCGCAGTCCTGACAGGGGCAGCCCTCGCGCTGGCTGCCTCGATCAGCCAGCCGGGCCTTCTCCCCCTCGCCTTTGGCGCGGTGGGCGGCATCCTCCACCTTGCAGCCTTCGGCCCCGACCCGCTGCGCGACAAAGGCGCCGAAGGCATCGACAGCTTCCAAACCGACCGCGTCGCCCGCGCGGTGGACGAAGCCGAACGCCTTGTCGCCGGCATGAAGGACGCCATCCTACGCGCCAATGACCGCGCCCTCGAATCCCGCGTCGACCGCTTTGCCGATACCGCCCGCGCCATGTTCCGCACGATCGAGGCCGATCCCCGCGACCTCACCTCGGCCCGGAAATACCTGTCCGTCTATCTGGCAGGGGCCCGCGACGCGACGGTGAAATTCGCCGATTTCTACGCCCAAAGCCGCGATTCCAAGGCCCGCGCAGAATATGAGGCGCTGCTTGCCGATCTGGAAACCAACTTCGCCTCCCGCACCCGCGCCTTGATCGAGGATAACCGCACCGATCTCGATGTCGAAATCGGCGTCCTGCGCGAACGGCTGCAAAGGGAAGGCTGA